A window of Ictidomys tridecemlineatus isolate mIctTri1 chromosome 1, mIctTri1.hap1, whole genome shotgun sequence contains these coding sequences:
- the LOC144367251 gene encoding olfactory receptor 14C36-like, translating to MANATMVTEFLLLGSPNGWNMSFLYFTIFSMTYLGTLLGNLLIVTVTTADQNLHTPMYFFLRNLSILDMCYISITVPNACVNSLTGNRAISVAGCATQIFLVLFCACVELLFLTIMAWDRYVAICQPLQYPFIMNPQICVHMTLATLVSGLLYAGVHTGNTFRLSFCQSNVVHQFFCDVPSLLRLSCSDTTSNMVLLFVSAVGIGGGCFTLIAMSYIRIFSAVLKFSESGKAFSTCTPHILVVSIFLSSGAGVYMRSSATSDTLQNIVLSAFYTMVPPFLNPLIYSLRNKQVKEAVRRIMQRQLFSGK from the coding sequence ATGGCCAATGCCACCATGGTAACTGAATTTCTCCTCCTGGGCTCTCCTAATGGCTGGAATATGAGTTTCCTCTATTTCACAATATTCTCAATGACCTACCTGGGTACCTTGTTAGGGAATCTTCTCATCGTCACTGTCACCACTGCTGACCAGAAcctgcacacacccatgtacttcttcctcaggaACCTGTCCATTTTGGATATGTGCTACATTTCCATCACTGTTCCCAATGCCTGTGTCAACTCTCTCACTGGCAACAGAGCCATTTCAGTGGCTGGCTGTGCAACCCAGATCTTCTTGGTccttttttgtgcatgtgttgaACTTCTGTTTCTCACCATCATGGCCTgggaccgctatgtggccatctgccagcCCCTCCAGTACCCATTCATCATGAATCCTCAGATTTGTGTCCACATGACCCTGGCCACCCTAGTCAGTGGTCTGCTGTATGCAGGTGTGCACACTGGAAACACATTCAGGCTGTCCTTCTGTCAGTCAAACGTGGTCCACCAGTTCTTCTGTGATGTCCCCTCTCTGCTGAGGCTGTCCTGCTCTGACACCACCAGCAACATGGTCCTTCTTTTTGTCTCTGCTGTGGGAATTGGTGGTGGTTGCTTTACTCTTATTGCAATGTCATACATTCGCATATTTTCTGCTGTGCTGAAATTTTCCGAATCagggaaggccttctccacctgcaccCCTCACATCCTCGTGGTGTCCATATTCCTTAGTTCTGGTGCAGGTGTGTACATGAGGTCCTCAGCAACCTCTGACACCCTCCAGAACATAGTTCTCTCTGCCTTTTACACCATGGTTCCTCCCTTCCTGAATCCTCTTATCTACAGTCTCAGGAACAAACAGGTAAAGGAAGCTGTGAGAAGAATAATGCAAAGACAGTTGTTCTCAGGGAAATAA